In Arachis hypogaea cultivar Tifrunner chromosome 2, arahy.Tifrunner.gnm2.J5K5, whole genome shotgun sequence, a genomic segment contains:
- the LOC112738377 gene encoding protein trichome birefringence-like 14 isoform X3 — protein sequence MKSGINYSFRGRPISLALAACFLFTILLWTWESNPIAATLRSAQEWYLMPSGTQKLEESEGKSSTPITKNGTIPNANTVDSEAVGSFPAKSLEIQYNQDVRSPSSEDCNYAKGRWVAESRRPLYSGFGCKQWLSSMWSCRMTQRPDFSYEGYRWQPVNCDMPEFDSSSFLRKMKDKTIAFIGDSLGRQQFQSLMCMVTGGQENPEVQNVGWEYGLVKPRGAIRPDGWAYRFPKTNTTILYYWSASLCDLVPLNVLDKLSEVAMHLDRPPAFMRRFLDRFDVLVLNTGHHWNRGKLTANRWVMHVDGKPNEDKRIAEIPNAKNLTIHNVVRWLDSQLVSHPRLKAFFRTISPRHFYNGDWNTGGSCDNTIPFTNGSEVTQEGSMDQTIESALKGTKIKILDITALSQLRDEAHMSRYTARGIQNTSDCLHWCLPGIPDTWNELLVAQI from the exons ATGAAAAGTGGAATTAATTATAGCTTCAGAGGGAGGCCTATTTCCCTAGCTCTGGCTGCTTGTTTTCTTTTTACCATATTACTTTGGACATGGGAGAGTAATCCAATAGCTGCGACTTTAAGGTCAGCTCAAGAATGGTACCTCATGCCTTCAG GAACTCAAAAGCTGGAAGAAAGTGAGGGAAAATCCTCAACTCCAATCACGAAAAATGGAACCATCCCAAATGCAAATACTGTGGATTCAGAAGCTGTAGGATCTTTTCCTGCAAAATCTCTAGAAATTCAATACAATCAAGATGTTAGATCTCCCAGCAGTGAAG ATTGTAATTATGCCAAGGGCAGGTGGGTTGCAGAGAGTAGGAGACCACTTTATTCTGGATTTGGCTGTAAGCAGTGGTTATCCTCCATGTGGTCATGTAGGATGACACAACGGCCAGATTTCTCATATGAGGGCTACCGCTGGCAGCCAGTAAATTGTGATATGCCAGAATTTGACAGCTCTTCCTTCTTGAGAAA GATGAAGGACAAAACGATTGCATTCATAGGAGATTCGCTGGGCCGGCAACAATTTCAATCTCTGATGTGTATGGTCACTGGTGGACAAGAAAACCCTGAGGTTCAAAATGTTGGATGGGAATATGGTCTAGTAAAACCCCGTGGGGCTATTCGTCCTGATGGCTGGGCTTACAGGTTTCCGAAGACCAATACCACAATCTTATATTACTGGTCAGCTAGCTTATGTGATCTGGTTCCCCTTAATGTCTTGGACAAACTTTCCGAGGTTGCCATGCACTTGGATCGGCCACCAGCTTTCATGAGACGATTCCTTGATCGCTTTGATGTTTTGGTTCTTAATACAGGACACCATTGGAACCGGGGGAAACTTACTGCAAACAGGTGGGTAATGCATGTTGATGGAAAGCCCAATGAAGACAAAAGGATTGCAGAGATTCCCAATGCCAAAAACTTGACAATCCACAATGTTGTCAGATGGCTTGATTCGCAACTTGTCTCACACCCTCGACTCAAAGCTTTCTTCAGGACTATATCACCAAGGCATTTCTACAACGGGGATTGGAACACTGGTGGCAGTTGCGATAACACTATCCCGTTTACTAATGGCAGTGAGGTCACACAAGAGGGATCTATGGATCAAACTATTGAGAGTGCACTAAAGGGAACCAAGATCAAGATACTGGATATAACAGCCCTTTCACAATTGAGGGATGAGGCTCACATGTCACGCTACACTGCTAGAGGAATTCAAAACACAAGTGACTGTTTGCATTGGTGTTTACCTGGTATTCCGGATACCTGGAATGAACTCCTTGTTGCTCAGATATAG
- the LOC112738377 gene encoding protein trichome birefringence-like 14 isoform X2, translating into MKSGINYSFRGRPISLALAACFLFTILLWTWESNPIAATLRSAQEWYLMPSEVRIDSTGTQKLEESEGKSSTPITKNGTIPNANTVDSEAVGSFPAKSLEIQYNQDVRSPSSEDCNYAKGRWVAESRRPLYSGFGCKQWLSSMWSCRMTQRPDFSYEGYRWQPVNCDMPEFDSSSFLRKMKDKTIAFIGDSLGRQQFQSLMCMVTGGQENPEVQNVGWEYGLVKPRGAIRPDGWAYRFPKTNTTILYYWSASLCDLVPLNVLDKLSEVAMHLDRPPAFMRRFLDRFDVLVLNTGHHWNRGKLTANRWVMHVDGKPNEDKRIAEIPNAKNLTIHNVVRWLDSQLVSHPRLKAFFRTISPRHFYNGDWNTGGSCDNTIPFTNGSEVTQEGSMDQTIESALKGTKIKILDITALSQLRDEAHMSRYTARGIQNTSDCLHWCLPGIPDTWNELLVAQI; encoded by the exons ATGAAAAGTGGAATTAATTATAGCTTCAGAGGGAGGCCTATTTCCCTAGCTCTGGCTGCTTGTTTTCTTTTTACCATATTACTTTGGACATGGGAGAGTAATCCAATAGCTGCGACTTTAAGGTCAGCTCAAGAATGGTACCTCATGCCTTCAG AAGTCCGAATTGATTCAACAGGAACTCAAAAGCTGGAAGAAAGTGAGGGAAAATCCTCAACTCCAATCACGAAAAATGGAACCATCCCAAATGCAAATACTGTGGATTCAGAAGCTGTAGGATCTTTTCCTGCAAAATCTCTAGAAATTCAATACAATCAAGATGTTAGATCTCCCAGCAGTGAAG ATTGTAATTATGCCAAGGGCAGGTGGGTTGCAGAGAGTAGGAGACCACTTTATTCTGGATTTGGCTGTAAGCAGTGGTTATCCTCCATGTGGTCATGTAGGATGACACAACGGCCAGATTTCTCATATGAGGGCTACCGCTGGCAGCCAGTAAATTGTGATATGCCAGAATTTGACAGCTCTTCCTTCTTGAGAAA GATGAAGGACAAAACGATTGCATTCATAGGAGATTCGCTGGGCCGGCAACAATTTCAATCTCTGATGTGTATGGTCACTGGTGGACAAGAAAACCCTGAGGTTCAAAATGTTGGATGGGAATATGGTCTAGTAAAACCCCGTGGGGCTATTCGTCCTGATGGCTGGGCTTACAGGTTTCCGAAGACCAATACCACAATCTTATATTACTGGTCAGCTAGCTTATGTGATCTGGTTCCCCTTAATGTCTTGGACAAACTTTCCGAGGTTGCCATGCACTTGGATCGGCCACCAGCTTTCATGAGACGATTCCTTGATCGCTTTGATGTTTTGGTTCTTAATACAGGACACCATTGGAACCGGGGGAAACTTACTGCAAACAGGTGGGTAATGCATGTTGATGGAAAGCCCAATGAAGACAAAAGGATTGCAGAGATTCCCAATGCCAAAAACTTGACAATCCACAATGTTGTCAGATGGCTTGATTCGCAACTTGTCTCACACCCTCGACTCAAAGCTTTCTTCAGGACTATATCACCAAGGCATTTCTACAACGGGGATTGGAACACTGGTGGCAGTTGCGATAACACTATCCCGTTTACTAATGGCAGTGAGGTCACACAAGAGGGATCTATGGATCAAACTATTGAGAGTGCACTAAAGGGAACCAAGATCAAGATACTGGATATAACAGCCCTTTCACAATTGAGGGATGAGGCTCACATGTCACGCTACACTGCTAGAGGAATTCAAAACACAAGTGACTGTTTGCATTGGTGTTTACCTGGTATTCCGGATACCTGGAATGAACTCCTTGTTGCTCAGATATAG
- the LOC112738377 gene encoding protein trichome birefringence-like 14 isoform X1 produces the protein MKSGINYSFRGRPISLALAACFLFTILLWTWESNPIAATLRSAQEWYLMPSEFPTEVRIDSTGTQKLEESEGKSSTPITKNGTIPNANTVDSEAVGSFPAKSLEIQYNQDVRSPSSEDCNYAKGRWVAESRRPLYSGFGCKQWLSSMWSCRMTQRPDFSYEGYRWQPVNCDMPEFDSSSFLRKMKDKTIAFIGDSLGRQQFQSLMCMVTGGQENPEVQNVGWEYGLVKPRGAIRPDGWAYRFPKTNTTILYYWSASLCDLVPLNVLDKLSEVAMHLDRPPAFMRRFLDRFDVLVLNTGHHWNRGKLTANRWVMHVDGKPNEDKRIAEIPNAKNLTIHNVVRWLDSQLVSHPRLKAFFRTISPRHFYNGDWNTGGSCDNTIPFTNGSEVTQEGSMDQTIESALKGTKIKILDITALSQLRDEAHMSRYTARGIQNTSDCLHWCLPGIPDTWNELLVAQI, from the exons ATGAAAAGTGGAATTAATTATAGCTTCAGAGGGAGGCCTATTTCCCTAGCTCTGGCTGCTTGTTTTCTTTTTACCATATTACTTTGGACATGGGAGAGTAATCCAATAGCTGCGACTTTAAGGTCAGCTCAAGAATGGTACCTCATGCCTTCAG AATTTCCTACAGAAGTCCGAATTGATTCAACAGGAACTCAAAAGCTGGAAGAAAGTGAGGGAAAATCCTCAACTCCAATCACGAAAAATGGAACCATCCCAAATGCAAATACTGTGGATTCAGAAGCTGTAGGATCTTTTCCTGCAAAATCTCTAGAAATTCAATACAATCAAGATGTTAGATCTCCCAGCAGTGAAG ATTGTAATTATGCCAAGGGCAGGTGGGTTGCAGAGAGTAGGAGACCACTTTATTCTGGATTTGGCTGTAAGCAGTGGTTATCCTCCATGTGGTCATGTAGGATGACACAACGGCCAGATTTCTCATATGAGGGCTACCGCTGGCAGCCAGTAAATTGTGATATGCCAGAATTTGACAGCTCTTCCTTCTTGAGAAA GATGAAGGACAAAACGATTGCATTCATAGGAGATTCGCTGGGCCGGCAACAATTTCAATCTCTGATGTGTATGGTCACTGGTGGACAAGAAAACCCTGAGGTTCAAAATGTTGGATGGGAATATGGTCTAGTAAAACCCCGTGGGGCTATTCGTCCTGATGGCTGGGCTTACAGGTTTCCGAAGACCAATACCACAATCTTATATTACTGGTCAGCTAGCTTATGTGATCTGGTTCCCCTTAATGTCTTGGACAAACTTTCCGAGGTTGCCATGCACTTGGATCGGCCACCAGCTTTCATGAGACGATTCCTTGATCGCTTTGATGTTTTGGTTCTTAATACAGGACACCATTGGAACCGGGGGAAACTTACTGCAAACAGGTGGGTAATGCATGTTGATGGAAAGCCCAATGAAGACAAAAGGATTGCAGAGATTCCCAATGCCAAAAACTTGACAATCCACAATGTTGTCAGATGGCTTGATTCGCAACTTGTCTCACACCCTCGACTCAAAGCTTTCTTCAGGACTATATCACCAAGGCATTTCTACAACGGGGATTGGAACACTGGTGGCAGTTGCGATAACACTATCCCGTTTACTAATGGCAGTGAGGTCACACAAGAGGGATCTATGGATCAAACTATTGAGAGTGCACTAAAGGGAACCAAGATCAAGATACTGGATATAACAGCCCTTTCACAATTGAGGGATGAGGCTCACATGTCACGCTACACTGCTAGAGGAATTCAAAACACAAGTGACTGTTTGCATTGGTGTTTACCTGGTATTCCGGATACCTGGAATGAACTCCTTGTTGCTCAGATATAG